The segment ATGCAGATAACATTCCATAAGCTGGGTAGTCATTTATTGTCCATAAAAGGGCAGCACGCATCCTAAAATTCTCTTTCTTTCCAGCATCCCATGTCAAAACACCATTTGACCAAAGTTCTTTGAGCTCATCAATCAAGGGTTGTAAGTATACATCAATGTTATTTCCTGGAGATTTAGGGCCAGGTATAAGCATTGACATAATCCAATACGGTTGTTTCATACACAACCAAGGTGGCAAGTTATATGGGATTAATATCACAGGCCACGTAGTGTATGAAACACTCATTATCCCAAATGGATTGAATCCATCGGATGCAAGCCCAAGCCTAACATTCCGAACATCAGATGCGAATTGTGTATGTATATCATCAAAATGCTTCCATGCTAATGAGTCTGCTGGGTGTCTCATTGTGTCATCACTCACTCGACCCTCCTTATGCCATTTCATGTGCGACGAGGTAGTCTCGGTCATATATAACCGTTGTAATCGAGGAGTAAGAGGGAAGTACCGTAGTATTTTGCGTGGAATACGCCTCTTGGTTCTACAGCTAGAATTGGCCTCGCTTGTGGTACTAGACCCTTCTTTCCATCTACTTTCATGGCAGATTGGACATTCATCTAAGTCTGCATACTCCTTCCGAAATAGCACGCAATCATTAAAGCATGCGTGTATCTTTTGGTAGTCTAGGCCAAGGTCTCTAATAACCTTTTGCACTTTCTCTAGGCTATTCGGAATGCAGTGGTCTTTTGGTAGAACAAGCGAGAACAGTTCAAGTATGGCCTCCAATGCCTTGTTACTCATCCCAAACATGCATTTAATCTGAAAAAGCCTAACAATGAAAGACAACTTAGTCACCTCCTTGCACCCTGGATACAATTCCTTCTCAGCATCTTTTAGTAAATTAAAGAATGCCTTAGCGCATTCATTTGGTTCTTCATTCTTTCTACCTTCTGCTTCAGTGGCGGTAACATTCCCATCTTCAGTGAAAGTCCCACTGTTATCAGCATAATTGTCTTCATGAGTACTTGAGGTGGCTTCAGGATTAGTGCCCCTTAATAGACTATTGATCATATTACGAACTGCAGCACCATCATTTGTGACGTCATCAGCACCAACTCCTTCAGTgacattgtcatcatctgaATCTTCACCGTGGTAAACCCActgtat is part of the Oryza glaberrima chromosome 12, OglaRS2, whole genome shotgun sequence genome and harbors:
- the LOC127757534 gene encoding uncharacterized protein LOC127757534 isoform X1; the protein is MSVDRSWMRMSRATAEWQKGLQEFLNFAFQDDNPGDNAPCPCRRCLNVVHKTRSEVQSDLLRNGFDESYIQWVYHGEDSDDDNVTEGVGADDVTNDGAAVRNMINSLLRGTNPEATSSTHEDNYADNSGTFTEDGNVTATEAEGRKNEEPNECAKAFFNLLKDAEKELYPGCKEVTKLSFIVRLFQIKCMFGMSNKALEAILELFSLVLPKDHCIPNSLEKVQKVIRDLGLDYQKIHACFNDCVLFRKEYADLDECPICHESRWKEGSSTTSEANSSCRTKRRIPRKILRYFPLTPRLQRLYMTETTSSHMKWHKEGRVSDDTMRHPADSLAWKHFDDIHTQFASDVRNVRLGLASDGFNPFGIMSVSYTTWPVILIPYNLPPWLCMKQPYWIMSMLIPGPKSPGNNIDVYLQPLIDELKELWSNGVLTWDAGKKENFRMRAALLWTINDYPAYGMLSAWSTKGKLACLYCHKDTDYFWLKFWHKYCYMGHRRFLPLTHKWRRNKECFNNKVEKRAAPVPLTGDEVLKQYESFDQVIFGRATKKRKRDEETRSYNWRKKSIFFQLPY